ATTATTGaaacactaaaataattataaaaaaaactaaatctttTTAAAGCTATGAGATAATCAACTAACTCagtaaacaaattataataaaaaaatccttttctactttttttttagatttaaacattatcacaaattaaaaaaaaagtatgaaaattatataatcattcaatatttaaagtatgactattcaaatcattcatattttatatatataaaattaaaaatggtatTTAAGATATTATGATCACAAATATGGTCAGATATAAGCAAACCAGTTAACAAAAGCtcttatgtatttatttatacgttcacaattaattaaaatttaacataatccATACTAAATGTTAATTAAGATAAGTAATTCATTAATTGAATGTATTAATTAAAGCAGGGGTAGAAAATAGTTAAGAATTTAATAGTTGAGAAAAATGTAGAAAGATACCAAACAAAGGAAGATAAGAGTCTGACCAAGCAGGTCAATTCCTCGTCCCTTCAAACAAGATAGTGTGATATTAATTTTCCGCGTCATCGTCATCTCTTTATCTCTGGCTGAAGCTGTCGTGAATAACTGAATTACCCTATTGCCTATTATTTTGGTCATTCTTCGCAAATTCTTACCttaaaaaaaccagaaaaaCATGAGGCCAGCCCCTAGTTTTCTCCAAAAgtcaaatattttatgtttccaCACAGCCCACTGTATATGCAACACTTGCATGCCAACTCTTCAAACTAGCCCTCCAAGTTCTGCATTAACAACTACTATTTATACACATGGCACACACACATTTAGATTAAAACCACCATTGTTCTTTGTCACAGTAACAAAACATCTTTAAGGTTCACGAGAGAGGAACATTTTTCGAATTAATGGGGCGCTGGATGAAACCAGAGGTACGTACTATACCatgcataatttaattaaatctaatctttaattatgtgcCTTTCTCACTTTCTTGTATATCTTTTTTAGGTTTACCCTCTATTGGCTGCAATGACCTTTGTCACCACCATGTGTGTCTTCCAACTAACAAGAAATGTGCTGCAAAACCCTGATGTTAGGTAAAGcttattcaaattgattttagttaAGAGCTTAATTTTCACATGAAATTCATAGTCAACGTCTTTTTTAAGGACAAACTCTAGCTACCAATATTTTACAAACATACTCCCACTGTAAAGAATCTTTGTAGTTTGACCGTTTtctaatcaaattattatttgaatgaaATGATGTGATAATGAAGTGAGTGCAGATTTTGGTGATTAATTTTGGTTGGAAAATTGGTGCAGGATTAATAAAACTCGACGCAGCATGGCAGTGTTGGATAACAGAGAAGAGGGAGAGAAATATGCTGAGCATAGTCTGAGGAAGTTTCTTCGTACTCGACCACCAGAGATTATGCCAACCATTAACCACTTCTTCAGCCAggataaatgaaacaaaaatcaaCTTTATCACTTTTggaatttttgtttataaataaacCACTGTTGTTCTTTCTTAATTGTCTCTAGTgatctttcattattttatcgTCCAGTGATGAGTATTTATATGTTTTCATCAGTAATAATCgatgtataattattttacttcatTGAATCGTTTTCCTTAGAATCGTTAGTCTATGTTTACATAGATTAATCAGCATTGAGATTAATCAATATTACCAGCACTTGGTGAATGGAAGAATCTCCAGAATATTAACCATATTATAGAACTATAATCGTCATTATAAGTTGACCAGATTCTATGCTCTCAATAACCAATCATGAAATAAGTTGACCATATTTTATCGATCATTAGATATAGTATATGACTGAGATGTTTTCTGGATAGAACTGAGTCAAAAATActctaataataatttcatgaagaaaaattaaagttgGAGGAAAGGATAGAAAAGGGGTGCAAAAAGAAAGAGCTATGTTTAAGCCCATTTGTAAAAGCCCAAATAACCCAGTGCTAAACTTGAACTTGGGCTCAGCTGCCGTAGACTTTTATTGTTCATTCTTTTAACATTGAATAGAATGGAATTAAATAAATGGTAattgcatattaatattttttttaaaagaaagaaaaaagaaaggagtAATGAAATGGATTGATATAAAGAGGCACGTGCATGAGAAGCAACTAAGGAAGAAGGCATGAAAGTACATGTGAAGAAGCCAATTGAAAATATCCAGAATCCTCTTTGTTTATGCATTATGATTCTTTGGATGCTATTCAATGATAGCACAAGATACACACACAGTTATGCTCCTCCCATGTTTTGCTGTATGAATAATGGGTTGCAACTTAAGAATGATTTAAAGCGAAAGTAATCAAAGAACAAAAAGATAATCCCAAAAAATTACACATATCCATTTAACTCCAACACCATTTGCTGGCACTGGGTACTGATTTGGCTACCCTATGACCCGACACACACACCTTATCAGTTTTTAAATCCAGACAAACATCAATGGTCAAGCTTTTTGTGCCTTAAATCCATAACAACTTAGTTGTATTTCACCATGCAAAtctaatattttctttcttttaattcttctcATCTGTGTCAAACCAATTGCagataaacaaataaaagcacTTTGAAACGCATGTGAAATGTATCACTTTCACTGGGGgaatcatttttctattttgctTGATCATTTCATTGGTTGTATGTAGAAAGCTTTTTGGGATTTTGAAATCTGAAATTGGAAAACAAAGGAAACTGGGTTTGTTGTAGGAGTAGATTTATGAGGAAAGTAGGATTTGCATTGAGATTAGGCACATACGTTGGGGCCAACCTTTAACCTAGACATGTGATACTCCCACATCGGGGAAGAGTGATTCCAGTATAGTAAAAGCATCCACCGACACATATTCAGAGAGTCAGGGTCAGAGGGAGCCCATAAGATTGTGAGCAAAAAGAGGCACCAAGTCAACCTCAACTTCTGAATCTACACTCATCATTCAAACACACATTTCAATGCTTCACAACTTCAACTTTCAGCCAATCATTTATGTAATCTCTATTATTAACCTTCTCACCACTTTAATCTGTTTACTCTCACCCtgtagttttattttgttaCGAAGCATGTGATTAGGTAGTAGATTGTAGATTACTACGTAAGTGCCTCACACATGCTGCAACATTGCaggaattaaaatatataccaCAGAAAAAGCAACCTATATCGACCTTTTTCTCAAAATATTGTGTCTATAGAATACAGGATCCGATGATTAATTAACCTAATGtgcagaaaaaagaaagaagaatgaaTAGAGAGAGAAGTTGGTAACGGGGCTGAGAAGTTAAGTGTGTGGTACTTGTGAAAAGCTTTGTTTTTGTACCAAAGTACGATATTCCCACGAGGGGGTAACATGCAATGAGGCATGATTTTGCGTTGTTGTTTGTGGCACAAGAGTTGTCCGAGGGGAGCCCCACAGGTTCTTGAGGTTGATCCTGAATGTGACGAAGCACACACCAGATCACATGGGTTTTGGTACTCTTTTCTAACATAAGGTTACCTAATGTGGGCTGAAAGCAAGGGAATGAaagattttaatacaaattgCATCAGTGGGAATGAAAGAAACAACAGCAAAGACAAAACCACTCCTCAACTATCAAACAAACCCAAACGGGACCGATTACACATGGGGTGACCTCTTTCTTATTCTCAACTGGACCCACCCACCACAAACCCAACAATCTCTACCTTATTAATGCCAAACTATTCTATCTCCAACTTTATCACACTCACTCAACCCTTTCTCTTCATTCCATTTTCAATCCATGCTTCTCATTTCTCATTCAGACACTATACCTACAATCCTCTTCATATATATCTAACCCCAAAACACTCTCAAACGTTTTAAATCCCACATCGATTATTTGAAAAAGTGTTTGCCTGGAACATCGTAGTTTCATTGTATGTTGTAACAAAACAAGTGATTGATTATGGTAAGCTTGTGACAGTCCTTTGAAACTGTCGTAATTAAGTACTTGAACAGAAATTTAGATGGCTAAAGTTAGCAGAAAAAATGGTGCATAAGAGAATGTTAACTCTAGTCACATGTTATTTAAGTCAAAACAATAGGAACACCTTTTCAACAATTAAAaattcactttatattttttagttgtttAAGGAAAAGGATAACAAATCAAGTGTCACTTCTCATAGGTTTCATGCAGATCTTTCATACTCA
This region of Vigna unguiculata cultivar IT97K-499-35 chromosome 5, ASM411807v1, whole genome shotgun sequence genomic DNA includes:
- the LOC114186122 gene encoding uncharacterized protein LOC114186122 — its product is MGRWMKPEVYPLLAAMTFVTTMCVFQLTRNVLQNPDVRINKTRRSMAVLDNREEGEKYAEHSLRKFLRTRPPEIMPTINHFFSQDK